One Aquarana catesbeiana isolate 2022-GZ linkage group LG06, ASM4218655v1, whole genome shotgun sequence genomic region harbors:
- the LOC141146661 gene encoding E3 SUMO-protein ligase ZBED1-like — protein sequence MAEGDQKDREIKNAPSFLKANIWAHFGFYEHEQTSGKLELDKSYAVCKACHTKIKYLGNTTNMRNHASRFHSEMLTPATTTTNAAKLIDRAQPRIDAILSTLPPNSEKGKRITKAVAAFIAKDLRPYSVVENTGFRYLLKTIEPHYKIPSRSHFTENVIPALYHETKAQIIASMSQASRVAITCDSWTSVTTESYVTITAHYVKEWKILSHVLQTRAIYESHTGAHLAELLSRVVEEWQLSDKSVVLVTDNASNMIVAAQVGKFPHVKCFAHTLNLASQRALKVATLSRLLGRVRRISTFFHRSTRASHCLKEKQKCLGLKNHKLITDVPTRWNSAYDMVERFLEQQPAVCATLLSPEVRRGESDLCTLNETDVSNAEDAVRALKPMKDATMLMSEERNPTVSLIAPLNAQLLQSMTDTMGDTPMIHEIKNAIRTDLQKRYSSEAEKKILHTASALDPRFKGLPFILTEEERLEIYKGVTEEAASLEITSRRTHEEEDQVPLPRRKETLEEEESSPVEDNHSPSPPKRKARSLLMSLLGQSFTDTEGTIEPKTPYAKAEEEMEKYCKAPPLPLTEDPLNWWCEHEVIFPLLSQLSKQYLCIPGISVSAERVFSTAGDVVTAKRSALKPEHVDQLVFLQKNLHIPKS from the exons atggcagaaggagACCAAAAAGACCGAGAGATAAAAAATGCACCTAGCTTTTTAAAAGCAAACATCTGGGCACATTTTGGCTTTTATGAACATGAACAAACAAGTGGGAAGCTTGAATTGGACAAGTCATACGCCGTGTGTAAAGCCTGTCAcacaaaaattaaatatctagggaatACTACTAATATGAGAAACCACGCTAGCCGTTTTCACTCAGAGATGCTAAcacctgccaccaccaccaccaatgccgCCAAGTTAATAGACCGAGCTCAGCCAAGAATTGATGCAATACTCTCAACTTTGCCGCCCAACTCTGAAAAGGGGAAGAGAATAACAAAAGCTGTGGCAGCTTTCATAGCTAAGGACCTTCGCCCTTACTCTGTTGTGGAGAACACTGGGTTTCGCTACCTGTTGAAGACGATAGAGCCGCATTACAAGATCCCATCACgaagtcactttacagaaaatgttatacctgcactctaccacgaaaCTAAAGCTCAGATAATTGCGTCAATGAGCCAAGCAAGTCGAGTCGCAATAACGTGTGATTCATGGACTTCAGTCACGACAGAGTCTTATGTTACAATAACAGCACATTACGTTAAGGAGTGGAAGATCTTGTCGCATGTGCTGCAAACGAGAGCCATTTATGagtctcacacaggtgctcatcTGGCAGAGCTACTGTCTCGTGTTGTGGAAGAATGGCAACTGTCCGATAAATCTGTAGTGCTTGTGACCGACAACGCGTCAAACATGATTGTTGCAGCTCAAGTTGGCAAATTCCCCCATGTGAAATGCTTCGCCCATACACTAAACCTTGCATCCCAGCGAGCGCTGAAAGTGGCCACACTCTCCAGGCTTCTTGGCAGAGTGCGACGGATATCCACATTCTTTCACCGCAGCACTAGAGCAAGCCACTGTCTAAAAGAGAAACAGAAATGTCTTGGCCTGAAGAATCATAAGCTGATAACTGATGTGCCAACAAGATGGAACAGCGCATATGACATGGTCGAGAGGTTCTTAGAACAACAACCTGCAGTCTGTGCCACCTTGCTGTCTCCAGAAGTCAGAAGAGGAGAGTCCGATCTCTGCACTCTCAACGAAACAGATGTGTCAAATGCAGAGGATGCTGTGCGTGCATTAAAGCCAATGAAGGATGCAACCATGCTGATGTCAGAAGAGCGCAATCCAACAGTTTCTCTCATTGCCCCTCTAAATGCACAACTCctccagagcatgacagacacCATGGGAGACACACCCATGATCCATGAGATCAAGAATGCCATCAGAACAGATCTTCAGAAGAGGTACAGCAGTGAGGCAGAGAAGAAGATCCTACATACAGCCTCTGCACTGGATCCTCGCTTTAAGGGACTGCCTTTTATCCTCACAGAGGAGGAGAGATTGGAGATATACAAAGGAGTGACTGAGGAGGCTGCATCCTTGGAG ATTACATCTAGGAGGACACATGAGGAGGAGGATCAAGTGCCACTGCCAAGAAGAAAAGAAACTCTGGAAGAAGAAGAAAGTTCACCCGTCGAGGAcaaccattctccatctcctcccaaAAGAAAGGCCAGATCGCTGCTCATGAGTTTGCTGGGACAGTCTTTCACTGACACTGAAGGTACAATAGAACCCAAGACCCCCTATGCCAAGGCTGAAGAGGAAATGGAAAAATATTGTAAAGCCCCACCTCTGCCTCTCACTGAGGACCCCTTGAACTGGTGGTGTGAGCATGAGGTCATATTTCCCCTCCTTTCCCAGCTGTCAAAGCAATACTTGTGTATCCCAGGCATAAGCGTGTCTGCAGAGCgggttttctccactgcaggagatGTGGTAACTGCAAAAAGAAGCGCACTCAAACCAGAGCATGTGGATCAACTAGTGTTCTTACAGAAAAATCTACACATTCCCAAATCCTGA